In the genome of bacterium, the window ATCTCCTCCTTCACGTCCCTGGGGAGCTTTCCGCGGTTTCTGTAATACAGGTTGCAGACCTCCGTGCTGATGGTGAACCCGGGGGGAACCGGCACGCCGAGGTTCGTCATCTCCGCGAGTCCCGCCCCCTTCCCGCCGAGGACGTCCTTCATCGCGCCGTGCCCCTCGGCCTTACCCCCCCCGAAAAAGAAGACCCGTTTCGCCGCCATTCGTCCCTCCTCCGATCACCCTTGTTTCGGCTGCCCCGAAGACGCCACCTTCGAAAAGTCCGCCACCGACGCGAACACCGCCGACAGCCCCTTCAGGAGCGCAAGCCGGTTGTTCCGGACCGATTCGTCCTTCGCCATCACGAGCACTTTTTCGAAGAAGGCGGCCACCAGCGGCTGGAGCCCCGCCATCTCGCGGAAGGCCTCGCCGTACCGCCCGTCGCGCGCCGCCGCCGCGACGCGGCCCGAGACATCGGCCGCGGCGGCGTGGAGCGACCGCTCCTCTTCGTGCTCGAAGAGCATCGAAGAGACCCCGATGGGACCATCGTACGTCTTGGTGATGTTGATCGCGCGCTTGAAGACCTCCGCGAGGGGCTCGAACGCGGCGTCCGCGCGAAATGCGACCAGCGCGTCGAGCTTCGCCCGCATGTCCACCACGTTCGTGAGCCCCGGGGCCAGCACCGCCTCGACGAGATCGGCGGGCGCCCCCTGGGATACCAGGAGGTTCAGGTATCGGGCGGCGACGAATTCGAGGACCTTCTTCCGCACCTCGGCGGCCGGCAACGTGAGCTTCGGCGCGAGGGTCGCGAGGGACCGGTCCACCAGCTCCGCGATCGGGATCCGTAGCCCCCGCGATTCCAGGATGGAGAGGATCCCCAGCGTGTGACGCCGGAGGCCGTACGGGTCCGCGGTTCCCGTCGGGATAAGCCCCACGCCGAAGCAGCCGCACACCATGTCGATCTTGTCGGCGATCGCCGTCGCGGCCCCCACGTCGGTGGCCGGCAGGTCGTCGGACTGTCCCTTCGGCAGGTAGTGCTCGAACACGGACTGCGCGATCTCGGCCGACTCGCCGGTCTTCGACGCGTAGTGCCGCCCCATCACGCCCTGCAGTTCCGGAAACTCCTTGATGACCCCCGTGGTCAGGTCGGCCTTGCTCAGGAACGCCGCGCGCCGGCAATCCTTCGCCTTGCCGGGGAAACCGAAGGAGGCTACGAACTCCGCGATGTCGGCCATCCGCTCGACCTTCTCCCAGTATGTCCCCATGTCCGCCTGGAAAAGAACCTTTTTCAGCGCCTCCGTGCGATCGAACAGGGACTTCTTGAGGTCGTCCCCGTAGTAGAACTCGGCATCGGAGAGACGTGCCCGGAGGACCCGCTCGTTCCCGGCGACGACCACCGACTCGTCGGGGACGATCATGTTCGAAACGAAGGCGAACCCAGGGAACAGTCCCCCCTCCGGATCCTCGAAGACGAAATATTTCTGGTTGTTCCGCATCGAGGTGACGAGAACCTCCCTCGGCAGCGAGAGGTACTTCTCCTCGAACCGCCCCACCATGACGACGGGGTACTCCACGAGATTCGCCACGGTCTCGACCAGCGGCTCGTCCTCGACCCATCTCATGCCGATCCGCTTCTCGGCCTCCCGGATCCCGGCGCGGATCCTCCCCTTCCGGTCTTCCAGGTCCACCAGCACGCGGGCCTCCGCGAGCCGCCCGGGGTATTCGGAGGTCGAGGAAAGCCCGATGGCCCCGGGGGAGAGGAAGCGGTGCCCGAAGGTCGTCCTCCCGGCCGTGACGTCTCCGAACGAGAACGGCAGAACCTCGTCGCCGTACAGCGAGACGATCCAGTGGACCGGGCGGGCGAACCGCACGTCGAGGTCGGCCCACCGCATCGACTTCTTGAACGGAATCGCGGGGAGGAAGTCGGAGACGATCTTCGGAAGGATCTCCTGGACCGGGCGGGGCGCCTCCTCGCGAACGAAGCCAAGGTAGTCGCCGCGATCGGTCGGAAAGACGGCGAGAGCCGAGACGTCGACCCCCTGGGACCTGGCGAACCCCTGGGCCGCCTTCGTCGGCTTGCCGGCGGCGTCCAGCCCCACGCTTTTCGGGGGACCCATCACGGTCTCTTTCGACGCCGCCTGCCGGTCCTCGAGGTCCCGGACCACGTAGGTCAGCCGTCGGGGGGTGCCGTAGATATCCACCTTCCGGAAGGAGAGGCGGGACTTCTTCAGCATTCCCTCGAACTGCTGACCGCCGAACCAGAGGGCGGGGCCGACGAACCCCGCCGGAATTTCCTCGCAGCCGATCTCGAGCAGATAGTCGCGTCCCATCGGGATTCCTCTTCGCGGGTGATTTCTTGGTCAGCCGGAGAACTTCCCGAGAAGCGGGAAGCCCATCTCCTCGCGCGACCGGAGGAACCCCTCGGCGCAGGAACGCGCCAGGTTCCGGACCCGGCCGATGTACGAGGTGCGCTCCGTGACGGAGATCGCGCCCCGGGCGTCGAGCATGTTGAAGGCGTGGGAACACTTCAGGCAGTAATCGTACGCGGGCAGGACGAGCTTCTCCGCGATCATGCCCTGGCACTCCTTTTCGTACATCGTGAAGAGGGAGAAGAGCATCGGGATGTCGGCGACCTCGAAGTTGTACTTCGACCACTCGACCTCACCGCGGTGGTGGACATCCCCGTAGGTCACGTCCCCGACCCACTTGAGGTCGAAGACGTTGTTCACGTTCTGCAGGTACATCGCGATCCGTTCGATGCCGTATGTGATCTCCCCGGAGACCGGCTTCAGGTCGATGCCGCCGCATTGCTGGAAGTAGGTGAACTGGGTGATCTCCATCCCGTCGAGCCAAACCTCCCACCCGAGACCCCAGGCGCCGAGGGTCGGGGACTCCCAGTCGTCCTCGACGAACCGGATGTCGTGCTTCATCGGGTCGATGCCCACCGCGCGGAGGGAGTCGAGGTACAGCTCCACGTAATCCGTGGGGCACGGCTTCATGATGACCTGGAACTGGTAGTAGTGCTGCAGGCGGTTGGGATTCTCCCCGTACCGCCCGTCCGTCGGGCGGCGGGACGGTTCCACGTAGGCCGTATTCCACGGTTCGGGCCCCAGGGCCCGCAGGAACGTCGCGGGATTGAACGTTCCGGCGCCGACTTCGATATCGTACGGCTGGTGGATCACGCAGCCCTTGTCGGCCCAGTACTTCTGCAGGGACAGAATGAGATCTTGGAAAAACACCGTTCCCTCCCGGTGGAAGTGATAGGGATAGTTATCATCCCGGGGGAGGGGTTGTCAAGACAAATCATTGGAAAATTGAGGGGTTATATCACTTCAAAGGTCACTTCTTCCCCAGGCTCCGGAGCCGTTTGCCAAGGCAATACTCGACATATCCCGGGATAACGTTACGTAATTCTTCGATAATCCCGCCGGGAATCCGGAGCCGACCCCTTGACGCGGTCTTCCCCGCCTGGAGTGCGCGCCATGTCTTCACGGCACCGAGGGAGAGGGGGACCCCCCCGCCGGACGGACAGGCTCCGCACAGGACACCCCCTTCCGAATCGAGAAACCGGTACGTACGACCCTCCTTCTCCCCGCATTTCCGGCACCCGGACAGGTCGGGGCCCCACCCGCCGATCGCGAGAAATTCGGCCTCGGCCCTTCGGGCGGTTTCCGACGGCGGTTCCCCGTCCGCGATGGAACGCATCCCCCGCAGGAGGACCTCGAACGCCCGGGGCTTGGCCCCCGCCTGGGGGAAAAGCTCCGACGCGATCTCGAGCAGGTGGTCTGCGTGCCGCACGCGCTCCCAATCCTCCACGATCCCCCAGAAACTCCGGTTCACGGCGGCGGAGGCAAGGGCGGCCATTCTCCCCGGACGCTCCGTCCAGGCGATGTCGAGAAGGACGTACCGCTGCAGCGCCCCGCCGAACCGTTTCCGGCTGCGCCACGCGGACTTCCCGACGGTCACGAGAAGTCCGGCGTCCCGGGTGAAGAACGTGAGGCGGCGGTCGGCCTCCCCGAGGTCGGTGGCGCGAGCGAGGAATGCGGGAGAAGAGTGGAAGGAAGGACGGATCACTGGCCGAAGGTGAACTGCCGGACCTGTCCCTGCTCCCCGAACGGCGGCAGCCGCTGGCCGTTCAGCGTTCCCGCCACGCCTCCCGCGTTGCCGAGTTTCAGGGTGATCTGCCTCATCGCGTGGATGCTGATCTTGTCGCCGGCGTACAGCATCACGTCGATCGGGTCGCCGCCGTCGAAGCTGTACATCACCCACGTCAGTTCGCTCGCCTCGAGGAACAGCTGGAAGGGGCCGACGAGGGGACCGGTGTCGCCCACCGCCGTCACCGAGGAAGGCGGCTCCGCCAGGGTCGGCGCGGCTTGCACGGAGATCGGCGGGCCTTGCGCGGGGGGAAGGACCGGCGTCGCCATGTTGTCGGCGCCGGAAGGGGCGGCGACCGCCGCGTTGTCGCCCGTCTTCGTCGCGTTCTCCGCTGCCGGCGGGGATGGGAGCGTGACGGCGGACGGCGGCGGCAATGAACGGCGCTCGGTGCGGAGGGTCACCCAGGCGAGGATCACCCCGAGCAGGAGAACAATCCCCGCGGCGACGATGTACGTCGTCCGGCGGCTCCCCCGCTCCCGCTCCCGTTCCACCCACCCGAACCGGAGCTGCGCCGCCGTATCGGTGTCGTCCAGGCTCCCGATCGACCGTTCGTACTCCGCGAGAACGGGGCCCGGATCCTGCGAGAGATACTTGGCGTACGAACGGATGAATCCGGTCGAGAACACGCGCTCCGGGAAGCCCTCGAAGTTCCCCTCCTCGATTCCCGCGAGATACCGGTGGCCGATCCGGAGCTCGTCGGAAACCTGGGCGATCGTCTTCCCCATCGATTCCCGGCGTTCCTTCCAGGCGGTGCCGGCGGGTCCCGACGTCATCGCTTTCCCGATCCGAGGAGCGTCACGTAGCCGGCCGCCTGTTTTCTCAAGTCGGGGTCGCTCGAAACCTCGAGGACCTTGTCGAACGCCTTCAACGCGTCCGCCGGCCGCGAGAGCCGGAGCCAGGCCCGCCCCAGGTCCATCCAGCACGGAGCGTAGTCGGGGAGGACCTCGACGCACCGCGCGAGGATGGACGCCGCGTCGCTCCATTTCCCCCGGGCGCCGAGGACGCCGGAGAGCGAGGTGTAGGCCGGGGCGTACCGCTCGTTCACCCGCAGCGCACGCCGGTACGCCGACTCGGCGTTCGCGGGATCCCCCTTGGCGCGATACGCCTCGCCGAGATTGAAATACGCCCGCTCCGGGGTCGTGTACATCACGTTCGCGGCGGCCGCCTCGAACTCGCGGATCGCCTCGTCCCACGCCCGGCGCTCCGCAAGGACGATGCCGAGGTTGTTCCGCGCGTCCGCATAATCCGGTTTCTTTTCGATCGCCCTGCGGAGATGCTCCTCGGCCTTCGACAGGTCGCCGCGCGCCTGGTAGGCGAGGCCGAGGGCCATGTCGACCTCCGGATTGCCCGG includes:
- a CDS encoding DUF4115 domain-containing protein — its product is MTSGPAGTAWKERRESMGKTIAQVSDELRIGHRYLAGIEEGNFEGFPERVFSTGFIRSYAKYLSQDPGPVLAEYERSIGSLDDTDTAAQLRFGWVERERERGSRRTTYIVAAGIVLLLGVILAWVTLRTERRSLPPPSAVTLPSPPAAENATKTGDNAAVAAPSGADNMATPVLPPAQGPPISVQAAPTLAEPPSSVTAVGDTGPLVGPFQLFLEASELTWVMYSFDGGDPIDVMLYAGDKISIHAMRQITLKLGNAGGVAGTLNGQRLPPFGEQGQVRQFTFGQ
- the glyS gene encoding glycine--tRNA ligase subunit beta; this translates as MGRDYLLEIGCEEIPAGFVGPALWFGGQQFEGMLKKSRLSFRKVDIYGTPRRLTYVVRDLEDRQAASKETVMGPPKSVGLDAAGKPTKAAQGFARSQGVDVSALAVFPTDRGDYLGFVREEAPRPVQEILPKIVSDFLPAIPFKKSMRWADLDVRFARPVHWIVSLYGDEVLPFSFGDVTAGRTTFGHRFLSPGAIGLSSTSEYPGRLAEARVLVDLEDRKGRIRAGIREAEKRIGMRWVEDEPLVETVANLVEYPVVMVGRFEEKYLSLPREVLVTSMRNNQKYFVFEDPEGGLFPGFAFVSNMIVPDESVVVAGNERVLRARLSDAEFYYGDDLKKSLFDRTEALKKVLFQADMGTYWEKVERMADIAEFVASFGFPGKAKDCRRAAFLSKADLTTGVIKEFPELQGVMGRHYASKTGESAEIAQSVFEHYLPKGQSDDLPATDVGAATAIADKIDMVCGCFGVGLIPTGTADPYGLRRHTLGILSILESRGLRIPIAELVDRSLATLAPKLTLPAAEVRKKVLEFVAARYLNLLVSQGAPADLVEAVLAPGLTNVVDMRAKLDALVAFRADAAFEPLAEVFKRAINITKTYDGPIGVSSMLFEHEEERSLHAAAADVSGRVAAAARDGRYGEAFREMAGLQPLVAAFFEKVLVMAKDESVRNNRLALLKGLSAVFASVADFSKVASSGQPKQG
- the recO gene encoding DNA repair protein RecO, with the translated sequence MIRPSFHSSPAFLARATDLGEADRRLTFFTRDAGLLVTVGKSAWRSRKRFGGALQRYVLLDIAWTERPGRMAALASAAVNRSFWGIVEDWERVRHADHLLEIASELFPQAGAKPRAFEVLLRGMRSIADGEPPSETARRAEAEFLAIGGWGPDLSGCRKCGEKEGRTYRFLDSEGGVLCGACPSGGGVPLSLGAVKTWRALQAGKTASRGRLRIPGGIIEELRNVIPGYVEYCLGKRLRSLGKK
- a CDS encoding glycine--tRNA ligase subunit alpha translates to MFFQDLILSLQKYWADKGCVIHQPYDIEVGAGTFNPATFLRALGPEPWNTAYVEPSRRPTDGRYGENPNRLQHYYQFQVIMKPCPTDYVELYLDSLRAVGIDPMKHDIRFVEDDWESPTLGAWGLGWEVWLDGMEITQFTYFQQCGGIDLKPVSGEITYGIERIAMYLQNVNNVFDLKWVGDVTYGDVHHRGEVEWSKYNFEVADIPMLFSLFTMYEKECQGMIAEKLVLPAYDYCLKCSHAFNMLDARGAISVTERTSYIGRVRNLARSCAEGFLRSREEMGFPLLGKFSG
- a CDS encoding tetratricopeptide repeat protein, yielding MIPSTRFPFLPAVCILAAILAGCAGPSADRRKEADARMRMGVTYLEQRNLPAAMRELTKASELDPGNPEVDMALGLAYQARGDLSKAEEHLRRAIEKKPDYADARNNLGIVLAERRAWDEAIREFEAAAANVMYTTPERAYFNLGEAYRAKGDPANAESAYRRALRVNERYAPAYTSLSGVLGARGKWSDAASILARCVEVLPDYAPCWMDLGRAWLRLSRPADALKAFDKVLEVSSDPDLRKQAAGYVTLLGSGKR